A window of the Henckelia pumila isolate YLH828 chromosome 3, ASM3356847v2, whole genome shotgun sequence genome harbors these coding sequences:
- the LOC140891327 gene encoding 1-(5-phosphoribosyl)-5-[(5-phosphoribosylamino)methylideneamino] imidazole-4-carboxamide isomerase, chloroplastic isoform X1 — MSVQKLQASPIWNTKPTPLCTPHGKQKLIHATPRLLSRPPKAIKCGVRFRPCIDIHKGKVKQIVGSTLQDSKEEDPNLITNFVSDKSATEYAKLYRDDGLTGGHVIMLGADPLSISAAIEALHAYPGGLQVGGGINSSNALSYIDEGASHVIVTSYVFHNGEIHFERLKELADVVQKQRLVLDLSCRKKKDRYAIVTDRWQKFSDVYLDQKVLDILANYADEFLVHGVDVEGKKLGIDEELVALLGKYSPIPVTYAGGVTCISDLERIKVAGMGHVDVTVGSALDIFGGNLAYKDVVTWHSQQEALTV; from the exons ATGAGTGTTCAAAAGCTTCAAGCAAGTCCAATCTGGAACACTAAGCCCACTCCTCTGTGTACCCCTCATGGGAAGCAAAAATTGATCCATGCCACTCCTCGGCTGCTATCAA GACCTCCAAAAGCAATCAAATGTGGGGTTCGGTTTCGCCCTTGCATTGATATACACAAG gGAAAAGTGAAACAGATTGTTGGATCCACTCTTCAAGATTCTAAAGAAGAAGATCCGAATCTTATCACTAATTTTGTATCTGATAAGTCAGCAACAGAATATGCTAAATTGTACAGGGATGATGGGCTTACTGGTGGCCATGTGATCATGCTTGGAGCTGATCCATTGAGTATATCAGCAGCCATTGAAGCGTTACATGCTTATCCTG GTGGTTTGCAAGTCGGAGGTGGTATCAATTCAAGTAATGCTTTGAGTTATATAGATGAAGGAGCAAGCCATGTTATTGTTACATCT TATGTATTTCATAATGGAGAAATACACTTTGAAAGGCTAAAGGAACTTGCCGATGTTGTACAAAAACAGAGACTTGTGTTGGATCTTAGTTGCAGAAAGAAG AAGGATAGATATGCAATTGTCACAGATAGATGGCAGAAGTTCAGTGACGTATATCTTGATCAAAAAGTGTTGGATATTCTGGCCAATTACGCCGATGAGTTTCTGGTCCACGGAGTTGATGTTGAAGGCAAAAA GCTTGGAATTGATGAAGAACTTGTGGCTTTGCTCGGCAAGTACTCACCG ATTCCTGTGACCTATGCTGGTGGAGTTACTTGCATTTCTGATTTAGAGAGGATCAAAGTAGCAGGAATGGGACATGTTGATGTTACTGTCGGCAGTGCTTTGGATATTTTTGGGGGTAACTTGGCTTACAAGGATGTGGTTACTTGGCATTCTCAGCAAGAGGCCTTGACAGTTTGA
- the LOC140886712 gene encoding uncharacterized protein At5g03900, chloroplastic produces the protein MASMSICYFTVSPKSHFLALARKPLEPSQFHCFAPLKSPVIPRDSRRLRCGRASVSFITASSSSGSSNADVVTTSAIRPGGRVESDKVPKDVRERAMAAIDSSGRRVTIGDVASKAGLKLSEAQKALQALAADTNGFLEVSDEGDVLYVFPKDYRSNLVAKSFRIKFEPLLEKGKMAAEYLVRVSFGTALIASIVLVYTTIIAIVSSSREEDNRGRRGRSYDTGFTFYLSPTDLFWYWDPYYYRRRRVRDGDGGMNFIESVFSFVFGDGDPNQGIEEERWKLIGQYIASNGGVVTADELAPYLDLDTADNKDDDSYILPVLLRFDGQPEVDEEGNILYRFPSLQRTAVPQSSGRKEYVGKKWADWVGGVEKFFNEKMWQFSKTSSSERAMVIGLGGLNLFGVIILGSMLKNMTVEPRGFISFVSDIFPLLQIYAGSFFAIPLIRWFLVQNTNSKIVKRNQARKQRAIALESPDLSLRRKLLSARDMAQKKFIGQDRIVYSTERDFFDQDYDTRDWDRRFKEIERSE, from the exons ATGGCATCCATGTCCATCTGCTACTTTACTGTTTCTCCAAAGTCCCACTTCTTGGCCCTTGCACGTAAACCACTCGAACCCTCCCAGTTTCACTGTTTTGCGCCGCTGAAATCACCGGTTATTCCGAGAGACAGCAGAAGGCTCCGGTGTGGAAGGGCCTCTGTTTCTTTCATTACGGCTAGCAGCAGCAGCGGAAGTAGTAATGCTGATGTCGTGACTACGTCTGCTATTAGGCCCGGTGGCAGAGTTGAGAGTGATAAAGTGCCTAAGGATGTTAGGGAGCGGGCTATGGCTGCCATTGACTCCAGCGGGAGGAGAGTTACGATTGGTGATGTGGCAAGCAAGGCGGGACTTAAGTTGAGTGAAGCTCAAAAGGCTCTTCAGGCTCTCGCTGCCGATACGAATGGCTTCTTGGAG GTGTCGGATGAAGGTGACGTTTTGTATGTGTTTCCGAAGGATTATCGATCCAACCTTGTGGCTAAGTCATTTAGGATCAAATTCGAACCTTTACTGGAGAAGGGAAAG ATGGCGGCAGAGTATTTAGTGAGGGTTTCCTTTGGGACAGCACTGATTGCGTCCATTGTTCTTGTGTATACCACGATAATAGCAATAGTTTCGAGCAGTCG AGAGGAGGACAATCGTGGAAGAAGAGGAAGATCCTATGACACGGGTTTCACTTTTTACTTGAGTCCGACTGATTTGTTCTG GTATTGGGATCCATATTACTACAGGAGGCGACGGGTTAGGGATGGTGATGGTGGGATGAATTTTATTGAATCC GTCTTCTCCTTTGTATTTGGGGATGGAGATCCCAATCAAGGTATTGAAGAAGAGAGGTGGAAGTTG ATTGGACAATATATAGCTTCAAATGGTGGTGTTGTCACTGCTGATGAATTAGCCCCATATCTCGATCTGGACACTGCTGATAATAAG GATGATGATTCGTACATATTACCTGTGCTGCTGCGATTTGACGGTCAGCCAGAAGTAGATGAAGag GGGAATATTTTATACCGTTTTCCATCCCTACAACGCACTGCAGTCCCCCAGTCGAGTGGGCGGAAGGAATATGTCGGAAAAAAGTGGGCTGACTGGGTTGGTGGAGTTGAAAAGTTTTTTAATGAAAAGATGTGGCAATTTAG CAAAACTAGTTCTTCAGAGAGGGCCATGGTGATTGGTCTTGGTGGACTTAATCTATTTGGGGTTATAATTCTTGGTTCCATGTTGAA GAATATGACAGTTGAGCCACGGGGTTTCATATCATTTGTTTCCGACATATTTCCCTTACTTCAG ATATATGCTGGATCTTTCTTTGCAATTCCATTGATACGGTGGTTTTTGGTTCAAAACACAAACTCGAAAATTGTCAAGAGGAATCAAGCCAGGAAACAGCGTGCTATAGCACTCGAATCACCTGATCTTTCCTTGAGGCGAAAG
- the LOC140893531 gene encoding uncharacterized protein, producing MGNLLVLQEKVVKVMKVDGKILEYKTPIQVHQVLSEFSHHAISDQLPVLKHMHPYAEMIRGHLYYLLPLPVSPPPVKHKKKKTVRFSDNLVDEIGQPTGVVRIKLVISKQELQTMLREGAVSVDEMIRQGQRETKTKKIVSIERENGRITSKGSTSDPESISEVN from the coding sequence atgggaAATCTCTTAGTTCTCCAAGAAAAGGTTGTCAAGGTGATGAAAGTAGATGGGAAAATCCTGGAATACAAAACACCGATCCAAGTTCATCAAGTGCTATCAGAATTCAGTCACCATGCAATTTCCGATCAACTTCCGGTACTAAAACACATGCATCCCTATGCAGAAATGATCCGGGGTCACTTGTACTATCTTCTTCCTCTACCCGTATCACCCCCACCGGTTAAGcataagaagaagaagacagTTCGATTTTCTGATAATTTGGTGGATGAAATAGGGCAACCAACTGGGGTTGTGAGGATTAAGCTCGTGATCAGCAAACAAGAGCTGCAGACGATGCTAAGAGAAGGAGCAGTTTCCGTTGATGAGATGATAAGACAGGGGCAAAgagaaacaaaaacaaagaaaattgTAAGCATTGAGAGAGAGAATGGTCGCATAACTTCAAAAGGATCGACATCAGACCCGGAGAGTATTTCAGAGGTGAACTAG
- the LOC140891327 gene encoding 1-(5-phosphoribosyl)-5-[(5-phosphoribosylamino)methylideneamino] imidazole-4-carboxamide isomerase, chloroplastic isoform X3: MLRSTQNEGKVKQIVGSTLQDSKEEDPNLITNFVSDKSATEYAKLYRDDGLTGGHVIMLGADPLSISAAIEALHAYPGGLQVGGGINSSNALSYIDEGASHVIVTSYVFHNGEIHFERLKELADVVQKQRLVLDLSCRKKKDRYAIVTDRWQKFSDVYLDQKVLDILANYADEFLVHGVDVEGKKLGIDEELVALLGKYSPIPVTYAGGVTCISDLERIKVAGMGHVDVTVGSALDIFGGNLAYKDVVTWHSQQEALTV, encoded by the exons ATGCTCAGGTCAACTCAAAACGAG gGAAAAGTGAAACAGATTGTTGGATCCACTCTTCAAGATTCTAAAGAAGAAGATCCGAATCTTATCACTAATTTTGTATCTGATAAGTCAGCAACAGAATATGCTAAATTGTACAGGGATGATGGGCTTACTGGTGGCCATGTGATCATGCTTGGAGCTGATCCATTGAGTATATCAGCAGCCATTGAAGCGTTACATGCTTATCCTG GTGGTTTGCAAGTCGGAGGTGGTATCAATTCAAGTAATGCTTTGAGTTATATAGATGAAGGAGCAAGCCATGTTATTGTTACATCT TATGTATTTCATAATGGAGAAATACACTTTGAAAGGCTAAAGGAACTTGCCGATGTTGTACAAAAACAGAGACTTGTGTTGGATCTTAGTTGCAGAAAGAAG AAGGATAGATATGCAATTGTCACAGATAGATGGCAGAAGTTCAGTGACGTATATCTTGATCAAAAAGTGTTGGATATTCTGGCCAATTACGCCGATGAGTTTCTGGTCCACGGAGTTGATGTTGAAGGCAAAAA GCTTGGAATTGATGAAGAACTTGTGGCTTTGCTCGGCAAGTACTCACCG ATTCCTGTGACCTATGCTGGTGGAGTTACTTGCATTTCTGATTTAGAGAGGATCAAAGTAGCAGGAATGGGACATGTTGATGTTACTGTCGGCAGTGCTTTGGATATTTTTGGGGGTAACTTGGCTTACAAGGATGTGGTTACTTGGCATTCTCAGCAAGAGGCCTTGACAGTTTGA
- the LOC140893525 gene encoding uncharacterized protein isoform X1, translated as MEYLDFLYSGKGNISRIYEVCKTFYRAEKQDRSLTTYFMDFKRTYEELNMLLPFSADVKEQQNQREKMAVMSFLVGLPHEFETAKSQILSSSEISSLQDTFSRVLRTENFPPVGLNSALVSRNNISESGRYQHKNDGKGVGSSNYDKHFDTRGFRGIVCHYCHKPGHMKRDCGKLQNKKPQSAYIASTNGTSEQFVTVPADEYVKFSQYQESLKSSSTPITAIAESGKPNACLVSSSTKWVIDSGATDHMTGSYDEEDYW; from the exons ATGGAATATCTGGATTTCTTGTACTCTGGAAAAGGGAATATTTCTCGTATTTATGAGGTGTGCAAAACCTTTTATCGTGCGGAAAAACAAGATAGGTCTCTTACAACCTATTTCATGGATTTTAAAAGAACTTATGAAGAACTCAACATGTTATTACCATTCAGCGCTGATGTAAAAGAACAGCAAAATCAACGTGAGAAGATGGCCGTAATGAGTTTTTTGGTCGGGCTTCCACATGAGTTTGAGACAGCTAAATCTCAGATTCTCTCAAGCTCTGAGATTTCATCTCTGCAGGATACTTTTAGTAGGGTGTTGCGCACAGAGAACTTTCCACCTGTTGGACTTAATAGTGCTCTTGTTAGTCGAAATAACATATCTGAATCTGGAAGATATCAGCACAAGAATGATGGTAAAGGAGTAGGGTCAAGCAACTATGACAAACATTTTGACACTCGAGGATTTCGTGGTATTGTTTGTCATTATTGTCATAAGCCGGGACATATGAAACGTGATTGCGGGAAATTGCAGAATAAGAAACCACAGTCAGCCTACATCGCTTCCACAAATGGCACTTCTGAGCAATTTGTCACGGTTCCTGCTGATGAATATGTCAAATTCTCTCAGTACCAAGAGTCATTAAAGTCCTCATCCACCCCAATTACCGCCATTGCTGAGTCAGGTAAACCAAATGCATGTCTTGTTTCTTCATCCACGAAGTGGGTCATTGATTCTGGTGCCACAGATCATATGACAG GATCTTACGACGAAGAAGATTATTGGTAA
- the LOC140891327 gene encoding 1-(5-phosphoribosyl)-5-[(5-phosphoribosylamino)methylideneamino] imidazole-4-carboxamide isomerase, chloroplastic isoform X2: MSVQKLQASPIWNTKPTPLCTPHGKQKLIHATPRLLSRPPKAIKCGVRFRPCIDIHKGKVKQIVGSTLQDSKEEDPNLITNFVSDKSATEYAKLYRDDGLTGGHVIMLGADPLSISAAIEALHAYPGGLQVGGGINSSNALSYIDEGASHVIVTSYVFHNGEIHFERLKELADVVQKQRLVLDLSCRKKDRYAIVTDRWQKFSDVYLDQKVLDILANYADEFLVHGVDVEGKKLGIDEELVALLGKYSPIPVTYAGGVTCISDLERIKVAGMGHVDVTVGSALDIFGGNLAYKDVVTWHSQQEALTV, from the exons ATGAGTGTTCAAAAGCTTCAAGCAAGTCCAATCTGGAACACTAAGCCCACTCCTCTGTGTACCCCTCATGGGAAGCAAAAATTGATCCATGCCACTCCTCGGCTGCTATCAA GACCTCCAAAAGCAATCAAATGTGGGGTTCGGTTTCGCCCTTGCATTGATATACACAAG gGAAAAGTGAAACAGATTGTTGGATCCACTCTTCAAGATTCTAAAGAAGAAGATCCGAATCTTATCACTAATTTTGTATCTGATAAGTCAGCAACAGAATATGCTAAATTGTACAGGGATGATGGGCTTACTGGTGGCCATGTGATCATGCTTGGAGCTGATCCATTGAGTATATCAGCAGCCATTGAAGCGTTACATGCTTATCCTG GTGGTTTGCAAGTCGGAGGTGGTATCAATTCAAGTAATGCTTTGAGTTATATAGATGAAGGAGCAAGCCATGTTATTGTTACATCT TATGTATTTCATAATGGAGAAATACACTTTGAAAGGCTAAAGGAACTTGCCGATGTTGTACAAAAACAGAGACTTGTGTTGGATCTTAGTTGCAGAAAGAAG GATAGATATGCAATTGTCACAGATAGATGGCAGAAGTTCAGTGACGTATATCTTGATCAAAAAGTGTTGGATATTCTGGCCAATTACGCCGATGAGTTTCTGGTCCACGGAGTTGATGTTGAAGGCAAAAA GCTTGGAATTGATGAAGAACTTGTGGCTTTGCTCGGCAAGTACTCACCG ATTCCTGTGACCTATGCTGGTGGAGTTACTTGCATTTCTGATTTAGAGAGGATCAAAGTAGCAGGAATGGGACATGTTGATGTTACTGTCGGCAGTGCTTTGGATATTTTTGGGGGTAACTTGGCTTACAAGGATGTGGTTACTTGGCATTCTCAGCAAGAGGCCTTGACAGTTTGA
- the LOC140893525 gene encoding uncharacterized protein isoform X2 — protein sequence MEYLDFLYSGKGNISRIYEVCKTFYRAEKQDRSLTTYFMDFKRTYEELNMLLPFSADVKEQQNQREKMAVMSFLVGLPHEFETAKSQILSSSEISSLQDTFSRVLRTENFPPVGLNSALVSRNNISESGRYQHKNDGKGVGSSNYDKHFDTRGFRGIVCHYCHKPGHMKRDCGKLQNKKPQSAYIASTNGTSEQFVTVPADEYVKFSQYQESLKSSSTPITAIAESGSYDEEDYW from the exons ATGGAATATCTGGATTTCTTGTACTCTGGAAAAGGGAATATTTCTCGTATTTATGAGGTGTGCAAAACCTTTTATCGTGCGGAAAAACAAGATAGGTCTCTTACAACCTATTTCATGGATTTTAAAAGAACTTATGAAGAACTCAACATGTTATTACCATTCAGCGCTGATGTAAAAGAACAGCAAAATCAACGTGAGAAGATGGCCGTAATGAGTTTTTTGGTCGGGCTTCCACATGAGTTTGAGACAGCTAAATCTCAGATTCTCTCAAGCTCTGAGATTTCATCTCTGCAGGATACTTTTAGTAGGGTGTTGCGCACAGAGAACTTTCCACCTGTTGGACTTAATAGTGCTCTTGTTAGTCGAAATAACATATCTGAATCTGGAAGATATCAGCACAAGAATGATGGTAAAGGAGTAGGGTCAAGCAACTATGACAAACATTTTGACACTCGAGGATTTCGTGGTATTGTTTGTCATTATTGTCATAAGCCGGGACATATGAAACGTGATTGCGGGAAATTGCAGAATAAGAAACCACAGTCAGCCTACATCGCTTCCACAAATGGCACTTCTGAGCAATTTGTCACGGTTCCTGCTGATGAATATGTCAAATTCTCTCAGTACCAAGAGTCATTAAAGTCCTCATCCACCCCAATTACCGCCATTGCTGAGTCAG GATCTTACGACGAAGAAGATTATTGGTAA